The Paracoccus albus region AAGGGAGGACACAACGCCGCCGGTGATAAAGATATAACGCGCCATGCGGCCCCCGTGAGTTCTCGAATCAGTCGTTTTCGCGGCCGCAGATAAGCGCCGTTCACGGGACTAAAGATATAACCGATTTGTCCCGTGGCCGCAACGCGGACCGCAAGTTGTCGTGGGGGCAGAATTCCTGCCCCCAAAGTGTTGGGTATCAGTTGGCCGCCGGAGGCGTGACCGGGCTGTCGGTTGCTGGCGTATCCGCTGCGGGTGCTGCCGGTTCAGCCGGTGCGGCTTCCTCAGCCGGCACAACCTCTGCAGGGGCAACTTCGGCCGCGGCGGGCGCTGTTGCCGCTGGCGCGGCAGCTTCGCCCTCTGGCGCCGGGGGTGCCACGGGGGATCCTACGCCGGGCGGGGGCACATAGGTCGGCAGCGCAGGGGCAGAGCCGTCGCCGGTTTCGCCTGACGTATCCGCACCGATGCCGATCTGGTCCAGCACCGAACC contains the following coding sequences:
- the secG gene encoding preprotein translocase subunit SecG, whose product is MENVVLTVHLILALLLIGIVLLQRSEGGGLGMGGGGGGGGVMTGRQAANALSKMTWIFAAAFIATSLTLTVIAARNTSGGSVLDQIGIGADTSGETGDGSAPALPTYVPPPGVGSPVAPPAPEGEAAAPAATAPAAAEVAPAEVVPAEEAAPAEPAAPAADTPATDSPVTPPAAN